A region of Vespula vulgaris chromosome 1, iyVesVulg1.1, whole genome shotgun sequence DNA encodes the following proteins:
- the LOC127062956 gene encoding serine-rich adhesin for platelets-like isoform X12: protein MWRIICLITTFLTFGYGFSDPSDNTSEAFPLEYELEIQDSYTFHLFKCEEVGNFPHPLNCKLFYECSLYKHGRYRRFLRKCKIGFVFSTNLGKCTYPQESGRPECSGKGILTTPSRPTKHPSSKITKVPTHRTTTRKNKTHLKTTILPTLPPKIECLAEGFMAHPTDCAKYYVCISRINNTFQVFEMKCKLGTIWDREKEICSHRWKVRNPRCGPYITDEPTTRSTEDVTKATQHSTHKLITEILTSTSIQQTTGLTTGTVTQTSAHSVSTEATVTIPPSSTDARTDKSTEPVTQTTELTPKSMTETITHSSVKPSTILPTSPSTKVITETRSPSSAESSTDLLVGTSTESLTETADVSTSTPVTQKGSSSSEKSSTDRASSTKIDPSSVEPSTKSLTSTSTPVGTLTAKSSTLTTVTEAVTSSSIKPATDLLVGTSTESVTGTSGLSTSTQENETVRPSSVEPSTDLLTSTSTPAGTVTVEHSTLPPVTQTVTSSSDKSSTDLLVGTTTESVSKTSGLSTSTSENETVRPSSIEPSTDLLTSTNVPPSTVTAEHTTRTSEKETTEHTTVDPSTKIIVVTSTIIVTENPQHPTNTTENETVSPSSVEPSTDLLTSTSTPRGSVTVEHSTLPPVTQTVTSSSVKSSTDLLVGTTTESVTGTTGLSSSTSEKETVRSSSVEPSTDLLTSTSTPRGSVTVEHSTLPPVTQTVTSSSVKSSTDLPVGPTTETITETTGLSSSTPESETVRPSSREPSTELSTSTNTPRGTVTVEHSTLPPVTQTVTSSSVKSSTDLLVGTTTESVTGTTGLSSSTSEKETVRPSSVEPSTDLLTSTSTPRGTVTVEHSTLPPVTQTVTSSSVKSSTDLPVGPTTETITETTGLSSSTPESETVRPSSREPSTELSTSTNTPRGTVTVEHSTLPPVTQTVTSSSVKSSTDLLVGTTTESVTGTTGLSSSTSEKETVRPSSVEPSTDLLTSTSTPRGTVTVEHSTLPQVTQTVTSSSAATSTDLTVGPTTETITETTGLSSSTPESETVRPSSREPSTELSTSTNTPRGTVTVEHSTLPQVTQTATSSSVKSSTDLLVGTTTESVTGTTGLSSSTSEKETVRPSSVEPSTNLLTSTSTPRGPVTVEHSTLPPVTQTATSSSVKSSTDLLVGTTTESDTGTSVLPTSTTENETVRSSSIEPSTDLLTSTNVPPSTVTAEHTTRTSERETTEHSTVDPSTEIIVVTSTIIVTENPQRPTNTARNETVSPSSVEPSTDLLTSTNTPTGTVTVEHSTLPPVTETATSSSFKSSTDLTVGPTTESVTGTTGLSSSTSEKETVRPSSVEPSTNLLTSTSTSAGTVTVEHSTLPPVTQTATSSSLKPATDLLVGTTTESVTETSGLSRSTPENETVRPSSLEPSTELLTSTSTPRDTVTVEHSTLPPVTQTVTSSSAATSTDLTVGPTTESVTGTTGLSSSTSEKETVRPSSVEPSTNLLTSTSTSAGTVTVEHSTLPPVTQTATSSSLKPATDLLVGTTTESVTETSGLSRSTPENETVRPSSLEPSTELLTSTSTPRDTVTVEHSTLPPVTQTVTSSSAATSTDLTVGPTTESVTGTTGLSSSTSEKETVRPSSVEPSTNLLTSTSTSAGTVTVEHSTLPSVTQTATSSSLKPATDLLVGTTTESVTETSGLSRSTPENETVRPSSLEPSTELLTSTSTPRDTVTVEHSTLPPVTQTVTSLSAATSTDLTVGPTTESVTGTTGLSSSTSEKETVRPSSVEPSTDLLTSTSTSTSTVTFEHSTFTPVTQTVTSSLETSTYLSTASNTNPLTETAEPSTHSPVTDTRSSSSINSSTAPSRSTTSESVPETTDLSTHISLTESVFTTSPESSTNLISVSTAGTISSTIESSTNVNSVKLSSTSESPMDKTVCTTLGFFPNPNDCSKFFRCVQVDDVFTRIDFVCPDETVWDQELLRCNSVSVSHSNCKNSPPDIDDEPDMSGDDNMCPIGKLSGDQIALVCPTGFRKHPKYCNIFYQCTSESNLDINIALFACPEGTIYNHNEMQCVFASTANYRMFGCKNVLLNPMANSVPILTVPSTQLCPSEGSFSYHPGCSNAYFKCKRNRKGLLQGYLYKCPVDYVFSPFSRNCEPAKYFPLCLNPTQNFQTNSYSSGLYLTHHNIFYIGKQLS, encoded by the exons atgtGGAGGATCATCTGCCTTATAACTACTTTTTTAACGTTCGGATACGGTTTTTCTGATCCATCTGACAATACGTCTGAAGCTTTTCCACTGGAATACG AACTTGAAATACAAGATAGTTACACCTTCCATTTGTTCAAATGCGAGGAAGTGGGTAACTTTCCTCATCCTCTCAATTGCAAATTGTTTTATGAGTGTAGTTTATACAAGCATGGACGTTACCGTCGTTTCCTTCGTAAATGCAAGATAGGATTTGTCTTTTCGACAAATTTAGGCAAATGTACTTATCCTCAAGAAAGTGGGAGACCAGAATGCAGTGGTAAAGGAATCTTAACGACACCATCACGGCCTACAA AACATCCTTCATCTAAAATAACTAAAGTGCCCACGCATCGAACTACTACACGCAAAAATAAAACGCATTTAAAAACTACTATCTTACCGACTTTGCCACCGAAAATAGAGTGCCTTGCGGAAGGTTTCATGGCACATCCTACGGATTGTGCGAAatattacgtatgtatttcgCGAATCAATAATACATTTCAAGTCTTTGAAATGAAATGTAAACTTGGGACAATATGGgatcgagaaaaggaaatttgCAGCCATCGTTGGAAAGTACGAAACCCTCGTTGTGGCCCATATATTACAG ATGAACCAACTACTAGAAGTACTGAGGATGTTACCAAGGCTACACAGCATTCTACACATAAGCTAATAACTGAAATTCTTACGTCTACATCGATTCAACAAACAACAG GTTTAACTACTGGAACTGTTACTCAAACATCAGCGCATTCTGTAAGTACAGAAGCTACTGTAACAATTCCACCTTCATCGACTGATGCAAGAACTGATAAAAGTACTGAACCTGTTACTCAGACCACAGAATTAACACCTAAATCAATGACTGAGACAATTACACATTCATCAGTTAAACCATCGACAATCCTACCAACCAGTCCGAGTACTAAAGTCATTACAGAAACTAGATCGCCTTCATCGGCTGAATCCTCCACAGACCTATTAGTTGGGACAAGTACTGAATCTCTAACAGAGACTGCAGATGTGTCAACAAGTACACCAGTAACTCAAAAAGGTTCTTCATCGTCAGAGAAATCATCGACAGATCGAGCGTCTAGCACAAAAATTGATCCTTCATCGGTAGAACCATCGACAAAATCATTGACAAGTACAAGTACTCCAGTTGGCACGCTAACGGCAAAGTCTTCTACACTTACAACAGTAACAGAAGCTGTAACGTCTTCATCCATTAAGCCAGCAACAGATCTACTAGTTGGAACAAGTACTGAAAGTGTTACCGGAACTTCTGGGCTTTCAACGAGTACACAAGAAAATGAGACAGTTCGTCCATCTTCGGTTGAGCCATCCACAGATCTTTTGACGAGTACAAGTACTCCAGCAGGCACTGTAACAGTTGAGCATTCTACACTTCCACCAGTAACACAAACAGTAACGTCTTCATCCGATAAATCGTCTACAGATCTACTAGTTGGAACAACTACTGAAAGTGTTAGCAAAACTTCCGGACTTTCGACGAGTACATCAGAAAATGAGACAGTTCGACCTTCTTCAATTGAGCCATCTACAGACCTATTGACAAGTACAAATGTACCACCTAGTACCGTTACGGCAGAGCATACTACAAGGACatcggaaaaagaaacaacagaaCATACAACTGTTGACCCATCCACTAAAATAATAGTTGTTACAAGTACCATTATTGTCACTGAAAATCCACAGCATCCGACGAATACAACAGAGAATGAGACAGTTTCTCCTTCGTCGGTTGAGCCATCCACTGATCTTTTGACGAGTACCAGTACTCCAAGAGGCTCTGTAACAGTTGAACATTCTACACTTCCACCAGTAACACAAACAGTAACGTCCTCATCCGTTAAATCGTCTACAGAC TTACTAGTTGGAACAACTACTGAAAGTGTCACCGGAACTACTGGGCTTTCGTCAAGTacatcagaaaaagaaactgttCGTTCTTCTTCGGTTGAGCCATCCACTGATCTTTTAACGAGTACCAGTACTCCAAGAGGCTCTGTAACAGTTGAACATTCTACACTTCCACCAGTAACACAAACAGTAACGTCCTCATCCGTTAAATCGTCTACAGACCTACCAGTTGGACCAACTACTGAAACCATTACTGAAACTACTGGACTTTCGTCGAGTACTCCAGAAAGTGAGACCGTTCGACCTTCTTCACGTGAGCCATCCACCGAACTCTCGACGAGTACCAATACTCCAAGAGGCACTGTAACAGTTGAGCATTCTACACTTCCACCAGTAACACAAACAGTAACATCTTCATCCGTTAAATCGTCTACAGACTTACTAGTTGGAACAACTACTGAAAGTGTTACCGGAACTACTGGGCTTTCATCAAGTacatcagaaaaagaaactgttCGTCCTTCTTCGGTTGAGCCATCCACTGATCTTTTGACGAGTACAAGTACTCCAAGAGGCACTGTAACAGTTGAACATTCTACACTTCCACCAGTAACACAAACAGTAACGTCCTCATCCGTTAAATCGTCTACAGACCTACCAGTTGGACCAACTACTGAAACCATTACTGAAACTACTGGACTTTCGTCGAGTACTCCAGAAAGTGAGACCGTTCGACCTTCTTCACGTGAGCCATCCACCGAACTCTCGACGAGTACCAATACTCCAAGAGGCACTGTAACAGTTGAGCATTCTACACTTCCACCAGTAACACAAACAGTAACATCTTCATCCGTTAAATCGTCTACAGACTTACTAGTTGGAACAACTACTGAAAGTGTTACCGGAACTACTGGGCTTTCATCAAGTacatcagaaaaagaaactgttCGTCCTTCTTCGGTTGAGCCATCCACTGATCTTTTGACGAGTACAAGTACTCCAAGAGGCACTGTAACAGTTGAACATTCTACACTTCCACAAGTAACACAAACAGTAACATCTTCATCGGCTGCAACAAGTACAGACCTAACAGTTGGACCAACTACTGAAACCATTACTGAAACTACTGGACTTTCGTCGAGTACACCAGAAAGTGAGACCGTTCGACCTTCTTCACGTGAGCCATCCACCGAACTCTCGACGAGTACCAATACTCCAAGAG GCACTGTAACAGTTGAACATTCTACACTTCCACAAGTAACACAAACAGCAACGTCTTCATCCGTTAAATCGTCTACAGACTTACTAGTTGGAACAACTACTGAAAGTGTTACCGGAACTACTGGGCTTTCATCAAGTacatcagaaaaagaaactgttCGTCCTTCTTCGGTTGAGCCATCCACCAATCTATTGACTAGTACAAGTACTCCAAGAGGCCCTGTAACAGTTGAGCATTCTACACTTCCACCAGTAACACAAACAGCAACGTCTTCATCCGTTAAATCGTCTACAGACCTACTAGTTGGAACAACTACTGAAAGTGATACCGGCACTTCAGTGCTTCCGACGAGTACAACAGAAAATGAGACAGTTCGTTCTTCTTCAATTGAGCCATCTACAGACCTGTTGACAAGTACAAATGTACCACCTAGTACGGTTACGGCAGAGCATACCACAAGGACATCGGAAAGAGAAACAACAGAACATTCAACTGTTGATCCATCCACTGAAATAATAGTTGTTACAAGTACCATAATTGTCACTGAAAATCCACAGCGTCCGACGAATACAGCACGGAATGAGACAGTTTCTCCTTCGTCGGTTGAGCCATCCACCGATCTATTGACGAGTACGAATACTCCAACAGGCACTGTAACAGTTGAGCATTCTACGCTTCCACCAGTAACAGAAACAGCAACGTCTTCTTCCTTTAAATCGTCTACAGAC CTAACAGTTGGACCAACTACTGAAAGTGTTACCGGAACTACTGGGCTTTCGTCAAGTacatcagaaaaagaaactgttCGTCCTTCTTCGGTTGAGCCATCCACCAATCTATTGACTAGTACAAGTACTTCTGCAGGCACTGTAACAGTTGAACATTCTACACTTCCCCCAGTAACACAAACAGCAACGTCTTCATCCTTGAAACCGGCTACAGATCTACTAGTTGGAACAACTACTGAAAGTGTTACTGAGACTTCTGGTCTTTCAAGGAGTACACCAGAAAATGAGACCGTTCGACCTTCTTCTCTTGAGCCATCCACCGAACTCTTGACGAGTACCAGTACTCCAAGAGACACTGTAACAGTTGAGCATTCTACACTTCCACCAGTAACACAAACAGTAACGTCTTCATCGGCTGCAACAAGTACAGACCTAACAGTTGGACCAACTACTGAAAGTGTTACCGGAACTACTGGGCTTTCGTCAAGTacatcagaaaaagaaactgttCGTCCTTCTTCGGTTGAGCCATCCACCAATCTATTGACTAGTACAAGTACTTCTGCAGGCACTGTAACAGTTGAACATTCTACACTTCCCCCAGTAACACAAACAGCAACGTCTTCATCCTTGAAACCGGCTACAGATCTACTAGTTGGAACAACTACTGAAAGTGTTACTGAGACTTCTGGTCTTTCAAGGAGTACACCAGAAAATGAGACCGTTCGACCTTCTTCTCTTGAGCCATCCACCGAACTCTTGACGAGTACCAGTACTCCAAGAGACACTGTAACAGTTGAGCATTCTACACTTCCACCAGTAACACAAACAGTAACGTCTTCATCGGCTGCAACAAGTACAGACCTAACAGTTGGACCAACTACTGAAAGTGTTACCGGAACTACTGGGCTTTCGTCAAGTacatcagaaaaagaaactgttCGTCCTTCTTCGGTTGAGCCATCCACCAATCTATTGACTAGTACAAGTACTTCTGCAGGCACTGTAACAGTTGAACATTCTACACTTCCCTCAGTAACACAAACAGCAACGTCTTCATCCTTGAAACCGGCTACAGATCTACTAGTTGGAACAACTACTGAAAGTGTTACTGAGACTTCTGGTCTTTCAAGGAGTACACCAGAAAATGAGACCGTTCGACCTTCTTCTCTTGAGCCATCCACCGAACTCTTGACGAGTACCAGTACTCCAAGAGACACTGTAACAGTTGAGCATTCTACACTTCCACCAGTAACACAAACAGTAACGTCTTTATCGGCTGCAACAAGTACAGAC CTAACAGTTGGACCAACTACTGAAAGTGTTACCGGAACTACTGGGCTTTCGTCAAGTacatcagaaaaagaaactgttCGTCCTTCTTCGGTTGAGCCATCCACCGATCTATTGACTAGTACAAGTACTTCTACAAGCACTGTAACATTTGAACATTCTACATTTACACCAGTAACACAAACTGTAACGTCTTCGTTAGAAACATCGACATATCTATCAACAGCTTCTAATACAAACCCTCTTACTGAAACTGCTGAGCCGTCAACACATTCACCAGTAACTGATACTCGTTCGTCTTCCTCCATTAATTCATCTACGGCTCCTTCTAGAAGTACTACTTCTGAGAGTGTTCCCGAAACGACAGATCTTTCTACACATATATCTTTAACCGAATCTGTCTTTACTACATCTCCTGAATCTTCAACAAACTTAATATCTGTTTCAACTGCTGGAACCATATCTTCTACTATAGAATCTTCAACTAATGTTAACTCCGTGAAACTGTCGTCTACTTCAGAATCTCCTATGGATAAAACAGTATGCACAACCCTTGGTTTCTTCCCGAATCCCAATGATTGCTCTAAGTTCTTCAGATGTGTCCAAGTTGACGATGTATTTACTAGAATCGATTTCGTTTGTCCCGATGAAACTGTTTGGGATCAAGAATTGTTACGTTGCAATTCTGTGTCTGTATCACATTCTAATTGTAAGAATAGTCCACCAGATATAGATGATGAACCTGATATGTCAGGGGACGATAACATGTGTCCTATTGGAAAATTATCTGGTGATCAAATAGCACTTGTTTGTCCTACAGGATTTCGAAAACATcctaaatattgtaatattttctacCAGTGCACATCTGAGAGTAATTTGGATATTAATATTGCCTTGTTTGCATGTCCCGAAGGTACGATTTACAATCATAATGAAATGCAATGTGTTTTCGCAAGTACGGCTAATTACCGTATGTTTGGCTGTAAGAATGTTCTTTTGAATCCAATGGCTAACTCAGTTCCTATC ttgACCGTTCCATCTACACAGCTTTGTCCATCCGAAGGCTCGTTCTCATATCATCCAGGTTGTTCAAATGCATACTTCAAATGCAAACGCAATCGAAAAGGCTTACTACAAGGCTATCTCTATAAATGTCCTGTTGATTACGTGTTCTCTCCGTTTTCAAGAAATTGCGAACCAGCAAAATATTTTCCACTTTGTTTAAATCCTACTCagaattttcaaacgaattcaTACTCTAGTGGTTTATATTTGACCCATCATAACATCTTTTATATTGGAAAACAATTatcttag